One genomic region from Aminivibrio sp. encodes:
- a CDS encoding ferrous iron transporter B, protein MSETTAKKLLLVGNPNVGKSALFTRITGVHAVSSNYPGTTVGFLEGWLRRGDDVWRVIDVPGAYTLTPTNEAEEVAERMVAEGCHAVVLVLDATALERNLFLAFQIMERRLPVVIALNMVDEARHKGIDIDPALLEKLLGVPVVSTVAVSGEGISRLLDRLREASPGREVPSTKEERWAAIGAVTEQVQKVRHRHHTFLDKLEDASVNSFWGLVIGVAVITSSFIAIRYAGEGLIDGILAPLFERYWLPVVNYVSGFFGGTGFLHDIIVGRLVDGHVDFEQSFGMLTTGLYVPVVMVLPYVLSFYAVLSFLEDFGYLPRLAVIFDALLHRMGLHGFAIVPSLLGFGCNVPGILATRVLDSRRERFIAATLISVAIPCAGLQAMIIGALGGIGMKWVAMVYGTLLVSWLLLGRILHSLLPGFSPELIVEIPPYRIPSPKAMGLKLWIRISGFFLEAVPLVLGGILLISLMDAAGITDLLSRLLAPVFSGLLGLPTKAAGPILLGILRKDVAVGMLATLGLSPAQLVVATITLSMTFPCIATFIVLWRELGGKRMAASMGIMIASALIAGISVRLLLSLSV, encoded by the coding sequence ATGAGTGAGACAACAGCGAAAAAACTGCTCCTCGTGGGGAACCCCAACGTGGGGAAAAGTGCCCTCTTCACAAGGATCACCGGAGTTCATGCCGTTTCTTCCAACTATCCTGGGACCACGGTAGGCTTTCTGGAAGGATGGCTCCGCCGGGGAGACGATGTCTGGAGAGTCATCGACGTCCCCGGGGCCTACACCCTCACTCCCACCAACGAAGCTGAAGAGGTGGCCGAAAGGATGGTGGCCGAAGGATGCCACGCCGTGGTGTTGGTCCTCGATGCTACGGCCCTGGAACGAAACCTCTTCCTCGCCTTCCAGATCATGGAGCGCAGGCTTCCCGTGGTTATCGCCCTCAACATGGTGGACGAAGCCCGGCACAAGGGGATCGACATCGACCCTGCCCTGCTGGAAAAGCTGCTCGGCGTTCCGGTGGTCTCCACCGTGGCCGTCTCGGGAGAAGGGATCAGCCGGCTTCTCGACCGCCTGCGCGAAGCCTCTCCGGGCCGGGAGGTTCCTTCCACGAAAGAGGAACGGTGGGCGGCCATAGGGGCGGTTACGGAACAGGTCCAGAAAGTGCGGCACCGCCATCACACCTTCCTGGACAAGCTCGAGGACGCCTCGGTCAACTCCTTCTGGGGGCTCGTCATCGGCGTAGCGGTCATCACCTCGAGCTTCATCGCCATCCGGTACGCCGGGGAAGGCCTCATCGACGGCATCCTCGCTCCCCTCTTCGAAAGATACTGGCTTCCTGTGGTGAATTACGTCTCAGGCTTTTTCGGCGGAACGGGCTTCCTTCATGACATCATCGTCGGCAGGCTGGTGGACGGACACGTTGACTTCGAGCAGAGTTTCGGCATGCTCACCACGGGACTGTACGTTCCCGTGGTCATGGTGCTCCCCTATGTCCTTTCCTTTTACGCCGTCCTCAGCTTCCTGGAGGATTTCGGCTACCTGCCGCGGCTCGCGGTCATCTTCGACGCCCTCCTCCACAGGATGGGACTCCACGGTTTCGCCATCGTTCCCTCCCTCCTGGGGTTCGGATGCAACGTCCCGGGCATCCTCGCCACGAGAGTCCTGGACTCCCGGCGGGAGCGGTTCATCGCCGCGACCCTGATTTCCGTTGCCATACCCTGTGCCGGACTCCAGGCCATGATCATCGGCGCCCTTGGGGGAATAGGGATGAAATGGGTCGCCATGGTCTACGGCACCCTTCTTGTATCCTGGCTTCTCCTGGGGAGAATTCTCCATTCTCTCCTTCCCGGCTTCAGCCCGGAGCTCATCGTGGAGATTCCCCCTTACCGGATACCGTCCCCGAAGGCCATGGGGCTCAAGCTCTGGATACGGATCAGCGGTTTCTTCCTGGAGGCCGTTCCCCTGGTCCTCGGAGGCATTCTGCTGATCAGCCTGATGGACGCTGCGGGGATCACCGACCTTCTCTCCCGCCTGCTCGCACCCGTTTTTTCCGGCCTTCTCGGCCTGCCGACTAAAGCGGCCGGGCCCATCCTCCTCGGAATCCTGAGAAAGGACGTGGCCGTGGGAATGCTGGCAACCCTGGGTCTTTCACCGGCTCAGCTCGTGGTGGCCACCATTACCCTTTCCATGACATTCCCCTGCATCGCCACCTTTATCGTCCTGTGGAGGGAACTGGGAGGAAAACGGATGGCGGCATCCATGGGAATCATGATAGCCTCCGCGCTCATCGCCGGAATATCCGTGAGGCTGCTCCTTTCACTGAGCGTCTAG
- a CDS encoding IclR family transcriptional regulator, with the protein MKEDSVRSVERAFHILKAFTRDDYKLTLSEIAERIGLPVTTTLRLAGTLERLDILTRHDDRTYSLGNQLYILGSIAKANFKPQQIIYPYMKIIRDSTKEAVSLYGVEGEERVCYEHVESLLTMRCVMRVGDRAPLWAGAGGKALLAFLGEEAIERETMKVHPITATTLSNGEDLRKNLTEIRTLGYAMSWGEREEGILSMAVPIFNRKGEVLFSFSLAGPASRFTEETALSLIPEIQRMCREISQQIG; encoded by the coding sequence ATGAAAGAAGACTCCGTGCGGTCCGTAGAACGGGCGTTTCACATTCTCAAGGCCTTCACGAGGGACGACTACAAGCTGACGCTCAGCGAAATCGCGGAAAGAATCGGGCTCCCCGTCACGACGACCCTTCGGCTGGCAGGCACGCTGGAAAGGCTTGACATTCTCACACGTCACGACGACAGGACCTACTCCCTCGGCAACCAGCTCTATATCCTCGGGAGCATCGCCAAGGCAAACTTCAAGCCCCAGCAGATCATCTACCCCTACATGAAGATCATCCGGGACAGCACAAAGGAAGCCGTCTCCCTCTACGGCGTCGAGGGTGAGGAACGGGTCTGCTACGAACACGTGGAAAGCCTGCTCACCATGAGGTGCGTCATGAGGGTGGGCGACCGGGCGCCTCTCTGGGCGGGAGCGGGAGGGAAAGCCCTCCTGGCCTTTCTGGGCGAGGAAGCGATTGAAAGGGAAACCATGAAAGTCCACCCCATTACAGCCACTACTCTCTCCAACGGGGAGGACTTGAGAAAAAACCTGACCGAGATCAGGACCCTCGGCTATGCCATGAGCTGGGGCGAACGGGAGGAGGGCATCCTTTCCATGGCGGTACCCATCTTCAACAGGAAGGGAGAGGTTCTTTTCTCCTTCTCCCTCGCCGGGCCGGCATCCCGCTTTACGGAGGAGACAGCCCTGTCTCTCATCCCCGAAATCCAGCGGATGTGCCGGGAGATCTCCCAGCAGATAGGATAA